AGATAAAAAGCCATGTGGAAATAAGTACAAAAATAGCTACCGTGACAAATTATGCAATCCATCTACTCACTAAGTTCTTTGTTGCCTATATAAAAATTATAACCTTTACACATTGCATATAGTCCACCAAAACTTTCTGTGCCCCTCCTGTCTTCAGTTTGGCCACCCAGCCACACATAGACCATCTGACTTTCAacacccttctttctctttatgtaAACTCCAAGTCAAAAGCTGGCCAGCCATGGCAAATAAAATGTTTTCTTGAAGCATGTTaagtgtgcacacacacacacacacacacacacacacacacacacacacacacacacacacacacacacacacacacacacacacacacacacacacacacacacacacacacacacacacacacacacacacacacacacacacacacacacacacacacacacacacactaatggtaGGTCTTTTGCTGACCATactttttgtctcttccttcttaatttttatGCTCAAGTACACTATATTAGTTGAAAAGTGCAGACTGGGGATTTCCCATAGGTGGGATGGAGGTGGTGTGATTTGAATACAAAATACTTATGAGAATTGAGATTAATCAAATTTACTGGGACTGAATATGTACCAAATTGTCAGAAACATGTATGGTGTGCCATACTTCTGGTGGCCACACCTGTCAATTGGCTTAATGATGGAGTGAATAAACTCACCAGATTTGTGTAAACATAGAAAGCACTGCCAAATTTCCATGGCTAAATATaattgaatacaataacactactgttgtttttccttaactttttcaTAGTCATTGCATTACTATGAATATgtaccaattttttttcccattgcaTCATCcaccatccatctatctcttctACTGCAAGTTACTTGCCTCAGTGGTGAAATCAGAGTCAATTACAGCAGCTCCCTGATGAGAGGGTACTATACAATGTGAGATGAAGGCATAGATAAAAATAATCTACTTTAGTGtatagtaaagaagaagaaagaaagaaagaaaaaaaaaaaaaaagagagagagagagagaatctttttaTTACAAGATGTGGTAACAACAATCATTCTGCAGTGTAGAGTTGTCTTTCAATACAAACTGACTGTTGTCCAATACATTATATTCTACAAGAAGATACTaccctgctttccttcctgcaTGCCGTGATGAATGAATACATCATGGATCCTTTCATATGACAgatttttattataataatttGTAAGTACCATGAAAATATCAATATAGAATAGCTGATATTGATGTTAGcaatataagagagaaagagagagagagagagagagaagtttcctTTCAAACGTCTAAGCAATCCTGCATCATTATTTAATGGAACTAGTATTTTCACTGaccttccctcctcatccttcccctaTATCcctattcctttccctcccctcctcacccATTCACTTTTCCAtctcccccttttcccctttgcCTACAAACAGGGGACGGAGTCTGTGCTGCTCACAGAGAGGCGTGGATGTTGATAGAGCCTAAAGGCCCACACCTGGAAAGTGCAAACAATCGCAAACCAGCCGCCCACTGCTcctttgatgatgataataataatgatatgataataataataataataataataataataataataattataataataacaataatgataataataataataataatgataataataataataataataactgataatactaacaataataacaataataataataataataataataataataataataataataataacaataataaaaacaataagtgatgataataataataataataataacaacaacaataattcttataataattataataataataataataatagtagcaataatgctaataataataataatattattattattatttttattattattattattattattattattattattattattaattataataacaacaacaacaacaataaaaaagtaataataataatagtaataaagaataaataataataataataataataataataataataatattattattattattttttattattatcaattataataataataacaacaacaacaaaacaaattataataataataacaataataataatgataataatgataataataataataatattattattatttttattattattattattactactattattattattattattattattattattattattattattaattacaataataacaattattgttattattattattattatcattattattatttttattattattatttttattgttatcaattataataataataacaacaacaacaaaactaattataataataataacaataataataatgataataatgataatgataataataataataataatatttttttttattattattattattattattattatgtgtgtgtgtgtgtgtattgtgtataataataataataataataataataataataataataataataataataataataataataataataataataataataataataataataataataataacgacgacgacgacaacaacaacaacaacaataacaacaataatcattGCTATAATCAAAACTAAGCCGACAATAACAGCGTAGTGTTTGACAGAAGCGTAAAGCAGCAGAAGTGAATATTTATGTAGGATTGTGGTTATTTTTGCGCCTCACGTCCAAAGCCAATTATCTTTGGCGGTGAGACATTGCAGGGAAACCAAGAGTTGTCACCCCGCGCTGTGCAATGCCTCCCCGCGCAGCCTGCCACGCCCACCAGCCTGCTCGCGCCTCCTACCGCCctgatatttattattttttatttacctatctggtttcttatccatcttttttttatatttagcatGGAAAAGAtagcagacagaaaaaaaaaaaaaactgcagaacAAACTTATTTcattgcgacacacacacacacacacacacacacacactgtcatgtCCTTTTCAGTACgtacatacaaaacaaaaacaaaatggcaCTGTCACATACACCTCTACACATATTTAATGTATTTCGCTCATGTCTCTGACTCGTGTcgtatttgcttttcttttttccgatTTTCGTTTCCGTCACAAAGTTTATCTTGTGCATTGTcttacctttcattttttttttcctttttaacaacAGTAATATATCCATGCAATTTCATAATTCGGCGTCACGTGACCTATTTGTCGCGGCGCCACATAAGGAATTCTTTTAATCACTATAGTCACTGGCAACTAAAACATCGGCAGTAAGTTATTATCTTCTATGCAAGCCTTCTTACCCTCTTCTGCGCCATCTGCCCACGACTTGAACTCGACCATTTAAAAGAgaaatttcaaaacatttatcccattaTTTTGGCCAACTCTCTTGATCTAGCTTGTTCGAGGACTAGCATCTCAGTAGGCCTTTTTGTTTGAtagttttttgttgtctttggccagttttcccctcttacataaaaaacaacaacaacaacaacaacaactggcaACAGTCCTCTGTCACTACAATCTAACATTCTCCTCCGGACCCatgaattattttttcttccttatctcctcgtCCGTTCTTTCCAAGAACATAGCCTACAGTCTGTACTGTCTATCAAACTACACATGTTTGTATATCATCCCTCACCCCTGCCATACGTTATTAGTGCAAGTAGTAACTCTAAAATATGAAATTCACAAATGAATTTTTACAACTTAATTGAAATTCGCTTTTATTGTCTACATCTTCCACCTACTTGCCAAACCAGTCATCACatacattttcattttactcttAAACCATGCAttatatgaatatatgtctgtatatgcgcagagagagagagagagagagagagagagagagagagagagagaaagggggagggggtaGTCCTGGCAGTGTTTAAGGCGTAACTCAATGGTGGCGAGGGAAACGGTGCTCTTAACCTTACTCTAGAACTTAAAATCAACCGAACTCACAATAATATTATAGTCATGTATCTTTGCCAGACGTCCCCAAGACATTGCCCCATGCCAAACTATCGTACGAAACCACAAAGGTTGGTTGATTAGACTTCTTTGtctacattgaaaaaaaaaaaagaataaataaataaaataaataaataaataaaaaatagataaaaaaaaacatattacacacacatttcttccaTACCCATCCATGATccatcgccacacacacacacgcacacacacacacacacacacacactgttgttaCGTGAATGGCTGttgatgggaaaaaagaaaaaaaaacgaaagaaaaataggaaaaggaaaatatgccaATATTTACATGATGACTTACCAATTCTATATAAACGAATTCAAAAGCGACACAAGGAAACATCAAGTAAGAAATTTTTGGAAGTTTAAAGAAGCTCGTCTTGACTATGCATAAGGGAACCACAGTTTACAGATACCTGGCAAGAAGAAAAACCGCAGAAGTAATTACCAACAACGTATTATCATTTCAAGACACTGGAAATCAATACAATCAATACAGTCTACATAATGGAGGGCTCAAATGTAAAATTAATGAACTGATTTAATACAAACCTATCTAACGTATAACGCGAATGAGAATGTTGTGTAATTTCCATATCATCTCACCACCAAGGAGCCTCTGGTCACCAGCAACTTTATTCGTATACTCAAGAACATAACACCATACTAATGAATATCAAATAAAGAGCTTATCTTCATCAGTGAGAAAATGGTTAAGCTCGAGTGTTACGTAATCATTGaatactatgagagagagagagagagagagagagagagagagagagagagagagagagagagagacgctcaaGATTGTAATAAAGTAAGCTTTTTAAATGAGGAATCCTAACTTCAGTCTTATATTTTTACTCTAGTGGCAAGTGtgctaaaaaaaaggaaaaaaagttatcggaggtgaaaataataataagacggTGTCTTAAAAATTTAGTGTTTAACCGtatcaaggaaaaaatgaaaggagtatTCAATATTTCTTAAAAATAAAGTAGTTTAAAGTACTAAAGATAATGCGAGGCAAAGACAAGTCTGCATGTGTTTTCTGCACATAAATTTTCGCTATGTTGAAGTCTACAAGCTACTTTGCAATAAAAACCTCCTTTGTCCAGGGAAAAATATTCGGGGCTAAAGCCACGAATGGTCAGCCCTTACTACGACACTTGGAAAGACAGACATGTGTGTTTACAGGACCTTGGTGAATACTACTGTGGAAAGACGGCTCGTACGACactgcaacgtgtgtgtgtgtgtgtgtgtgtgtgtttgtaaaaagTAAAACTTTGGAACGCTTTACTGTGGGCTTAAACGTTTAGATTGGCGCACGGGAGGTTGGTGAAAGGTGTAGGCTGTAGGGAATGATCTATATTGTAGAGGGAAAACACAGGAAACAGTTACAAAGGGGAATTCCTCGTGAGAGAAGAGTTTCGGAAGGAGTATCACATCAGTGAAACTTGATTTGATTATGTAATTCTTTCAAATCAAATATGCACAAAGAGTCTTATTCTGCACATGGTTGTCTTTGATGATGTTTCTGAGACCATGGAATAAATTGCCAGGGGCGCCAAAAGAACTTCAGGCTGTAAGAGCCTGGCCTGGAAATTTCATGTTCAGTAATGAAAAATGTCATGCATGTAATGAacgcgagagaaagagagagagagagagagagagagagagagagagagagagagagagagagtatgtaggtaggtaggtaggtaggtaggtaggtaggtaggtaggtaggtaggtaggtaggtaggtagatagatagatagatagatagatagatagatagatagatagatagatagatagatagataaagaacagCAATACATACTTAACATAGGCGCCTGAAGTGGCGACTACTACTGTATTGGTCCACATCACAGCATGGCCATGGTAAggtaggaagagagatgaagctTTCCTGCACCTCCCTCCAGAAATACTACTTACCTGAACCACGTGAAGGCGTCTCTGTTTATCGCGGCCTGACATCCTGGTGAGTTAGAGCGATGCTGGGTGCCGTGATCGCTTCGTCCGGCACCTTCACGCCATTAATCTAGTGTGGAGAAGAGATAggaacataaataaaacaaaacaagataacGAAGAAAAGTGCCAGATAcatatatagtatttttttcctatcaacCTGAAACCAACACTAATAAGAAAACTGATGAAACCAAGTGATAAAGCGGTCGTGTTTCTTTCTTGTGCCACACATTGAAACTGTGGAAGACAAGACGACACCACGCCAATTTACGGCGCCACACGACCCTCAGCACACGTGGCTTCTGGCCTATCAACAGGTACACACACTCCTCTCGGCATACGCCCCTGCTGCAGCACAAATAGCCCGCCAAGAATTAACTCCAGACGAATGGACACCCGTGCAACTCTGGCATGAcccccaccatctctctctctctctctctctctcttggatctAAAAGCGTCTGGTGTTGCTCCAAGATGTTCAGCCTCAGCAGCTCCACGCCCCTTTGCTTGGGGTTGGGCTGAGAGAAGACTATTGAGCTTATAATTTCTCTCGCCGTTTCCTTCTGCGGAAAAGCTGCGGCAACCTATAGGTAGCATACAGGAGGCACGTATGTACGATCAGGGACGATGTAAATCACGTCAGTTTGATCTTCATTCCATTAGAAACTACTttaaactctttcttcttttctagtggatgaaaatgaaaaatattttacttccttcattttctttttttgtgcacTGGGTCAGTCTGCATATAATGTAAGAAAAAGTTTAgtctgcttttatttttctatattcttttctaagaggaagaggaaaaaaaaagcttagtcTGTTCTAATTCTTGAAATGATCAAAGaagaagggagtgaggaagggaggccaTCCGGAAGGAAAGCTCACAGTGGAAAGACATGAGTAACTTGAAAAGAGGTTTAAAATGGCTATAAAGttataatcgtgtgtgtgtgtgtgtgtgtgtgtgtgtgtgtgtgtgtgtgtgtgtgtgtgtgtgtgtgtgtgtgtgtgtgtgtgtgtgtgtgtgtgtgtatgtgtgatggagggagggagagaggagaacatGTAACAATAAGAATGCAGTAAGTTCACCGCCAACCCATAcaactaataaaataattttcTCCATTGCTTTACATCATGAATATTGTATAACAGGGAGAGGCTATCAGGGTGTTAAATAGGTACGTGCACTTCCCTACACTACAACGCACATATGCTACTGTGATGTATCGAGTAACAGCTGGGGTGTTGATCTAGGTCACTCACTTGACAGATGAATCAGGGTTGTTACCAGCACGTGTCAGTTTCACAGGTGAGACTTGCAAGAACTGTCTGACAGGTAATATACTGGTTCTAATGGCATACTGCGCACCTTTTTGCTCCTGGCACGTATTCAAATGCcctttaaaaaaataatgagtgaaagaatTCATAAGCAATTTCCTGGACCTTACTCAGAGTTGGCAGGAGGCGCGGGGCCTAAAATATACCCGGGAAGTGGCGAGGTTtgagggtggtgggtggtgcgcGCATCCCAGTATAAAGAcacacccttcctctctttccttagtCGACGGCTTGCTATCGTGGTGACGGACGTCGCTCAGTGACCCGGTGAATTTAGATCAGACACCGCAATGTCTTCAGTCCAGAAGAAGACCACCACTAAAACCACTAAAACTGTGACCACCAAGAAAACGGAACATGTGCAATCGTCCTCGGTGGACCAGTCTGCCGATGTGCAAGGCGCCATCGCACAAAAAGCCAACACCCTCTCAATTGTCAAGAAAGGTCAGTTTTTAAATGACGCGTACTTTGAGGACACCCGCCAAGACTTCCAGGACGCCATTCAAGATGTGCTAACAAAGTGGGGCGACAAGTCAAAGCCGACCAATGATATTAACAGTTACAGGGACCTCAGAACTCGGGACCTTCGTGATGAAAATCAGGCCATAAAATCATCCGAGGACCAGCGTTACCATAAGGTGAATAACCCTGGCCCGTGCGCACTGCTATACAGGCTTCATGCATTACCAACGGAAAAGGTTACGTATGTGAATTGTACAATGATAATTTTCCCAttccatctatttattattagaTCGTAGTGGACGTTCAGGACTTCATCAATGGAGGGGACGTGAGCGTGAAGACCCTCGATGAAGTGGAGATAGTGGTGGAGGGACGCGTCCAAAAGAAAGTAGGCAATACTACCTCCACTAAGAGCTTCAAGCGGACCTTCATTCTCCCCGACATTGTGCCCGAGTCCATCACTTCTGTGGTGTCTTCCGACGGTGTGCTTATCATCAAGGCTCTCAAAAAGGTTGGTTTCCTAACTGCTGTGTTTGGGACACTGGCTTGTCAGTACATCAATACACGTACATGATAATAACCTGAACAAGTTTAAACAGATGACCTAACCTTCCTTCATCCGGAGACATAAATGCTACCACTCAGTTCCATACatgtattgttattatgatcattatgatcattactattattaccagtattattattattattatgaggcgGGCGATGTTTATGGTCTTGTCATACCACAGGAATCAGAACAGGACGTGAGTGAGTCCGTCACTGTCCAGAAAAAAGTTGTGACGAAGCAACAGACTTCCACCTCCACTGTCGCGACAAGCGGCCAGCAGGATGTCAAGCAGATCGCTATCAATGTGCAGGAGACTCACCCCACTGTGACCAGTCCTCAGCctgaacagcagcaacagacgGTAACCGTGACCAAACAGGTTACGTCTACCACCAGCGACAAGGGCAGCAAGCCACTGCCGATCACAAAGAAGGGCGGCTTCTTTGAAGACACCTTCTTCGAGGATTGCCGCAAGCACTACCAGACGGCGGTGAAGCAAGTGTTGCAGAAGTTCAACGTGACTTCCGCTGGCACTGATGACATCACAACATACCGCAACTTGCGCCAGAAGGACCTTAGGGAGGAGAACCAAGTCGCGACCGTTGATGATGAGGAACAATTCCAAAAGGTCAGTATTCATGATGCTTCCACCACTTAAATACGCACGTAATTCCGTTATTACTttacttgctgctgctgctactggtgctaCTATTGTTATTCCTGCAGTCAATTACGTCTATTCTTGCTGTCTGTTCGTGCGGGGAATGATCATGAGACGAATCTAATAGAGACTTGTTAGAAAAGGGACaattttcactatcattatcattaccaagaGGTTAAGAACAGCAGAGATCCCACATACTTGGCGACCAAACTTGCCAAGATATTAAAGAAAGGCGTTCATGGTGAGGAATCAGTTGTAGTTGCCTCCTTCCATGTCTTAGAGATGTaggcttcaatttttttttcaatgaaaaTCTCAACCTATCTTGGAGTAAAGTTCACGACTTGTCTTTAGAACACTTCACATGACAAGTCTCGCATGCAAATCGGTATAATTTAAAAAAGAGACACCAAAAATGAAATGTTCATAcctatttatacatatatatatatgaaataaataaatacggaGAATATTGCACGTTAGAAATCAGTTTAATTCTAATACCGTGGCCATAACCTGTCTCATGGAATACTCTTTAAAGAACTCAAAGATACATCTAGAAAACGTTTCTTTCCAGATCATTGTGGACGTCAAAGATTTTATGAACGGCGGCGAAGTGACCGTGAAGACCGTGGATGACAGGGAGGTGGTCATCGAGGGTCGCGTCGAGAAGAAGGAGGGTAACAAGACTACCATCAAAAGCTTCTGCAAACGCTTCGTCCTGCCAGAAGACATCCTTGTAGAGTCCGTGACGTCTGTTGCATCATCTGATGGAGTGCTCACCATCACAGCGCCAAGGAAGgtaaggccagagagagagagagagagagagagagagagagagagagagagagagagagagagagagagagagagagagagagagagagagagagagagagagagagagagagagagagagagagtgggggggtggaggagaaacagagagagtgTTTCCATCTATTAACGTAAACTTGGTTTCAGCCTTCAGAAGGTAAAGACGTGAGCGATTCCGTCACTGTCCAGAAAACAGTTGTGACGAAGCAACAGACTTCCACCTCCACTGTCGCGACAAGCGGCCAGCAGGATGTCAAGCAGATCGCTATCAATGTGCAGGAGACTCACCCCACTGTGACCAGTCCTCAGCctgaacagcagcaacagacgGTAACCGTGACCAAACAGGTTACGTCTACCACCAGCGACAAGGGCAGCAAGCCACTGCCGATCACAAAGAAGGGCGGCTTCTTTGAAGACACCTTCTTCGAGGATTGCCGCAAGCACTACCAGACTGCGGTGAAGCAAGTGTTGCAGAAGTTCAACGTGACTTCCACTGGCACTGATGACATCACAACATACCGCAACTTGCGCCAGAAGGACCTTAGGGAGGAGAACCAAGTCGCGACCGTTGATGAAAGCACCGATGTTCACAAAGtaagtgacttttttttattaaatttatcAATAAGATCTTTTGCATGACTGGAATGAAAGCTTATTTCCATCACAACGCTTATTCCAGATCATTGTGGATGTGAAAGACTTTACGGACGGTGGCGAGGTGACTGTGAAGACCGTGGACGAGAGGGAGATAGTTATCGAGGGTCGCATcgagaagaaggaaggcaacAAGACCACCATCAAACGCTTCTGCAAACGCTTTATCTTGCCTGAGGACATCCTTGTGGAATCCGTGACGTCTGTGGTATCTTCTGATGGAGTGCTCACCATCACAGCAAGGAAGAAGGTGGACTTGCAAGCCCTGTATATACTCACAATGAGATTATAGTCATACAGATGTGTTTTCTAACAGTGACTAACAAGCCATTATTCACtataattcatttatttgttatttgttgttgtgatgatgataatgatgatgacgatgactatgatgatgatgatgataataataataataatagtaataataataataatgaaaataatgataataacaacaacaactataataataatgataataataataataatgataataatgataacaataacaataataatagtaacttattattattaatattattattattattattattattattattattattattattattattattaatattattactattattattactattattgttataattattattattgttattattattattattattattattattattattattattattattgttattattattattattattattattattattattattattattattattattattattattattattattattattattattattattattattattattattattattattattattattattattattattattattattattattattattattattattattattattattattattattattattattattattatataataataataataataataataattattattattattattattattattattattattattatcattatccttacTATTATAATAATTGTCATCATAACCATTTTGTAAATGCTGTCAAAAGTAAAAGCATGTCATTGTTACAGGTTGTTGACAGTGGAGCTGAGACGACACAAGTCATTCAGAAAAAGATTACTTCAACAGTACAAACCCAACAAGTGACGGACAAATCCTCAGAGgtgcaagagaaaaaagacactcAGCAGACTAAAGTCACAAAAATCAAGAAGACCAAAGTCGTcaccattacctccaccacTGTTCCCTTCTTTAATGACCCGACTTACATTGAGGATGTCAAGGACTTCCAAgaggccatcaccaccatcatcaagaaGATGAACTTAACAATCAAAGACACTGATACTTTCACTGCTTACAGAAACCGTCGCAAGATCAACCCTAGAAATGAAAATCAGGCCATTTCCGAAAAAGAAACCGACACCGTGAAAAAGGTGCGTCAAGTGATACTATACCGTTCCTGTGTGAGAAATCATTCATTCTGCAGGCTTTCACTTAGGTGTATTTGTTTTCTTGACGTTCCATGACACATTCTAAACCTTTCCATTATACAGCACGGCAACACGCACATGACTCTAACCTAGCATAGGACAGTTCTGTACAAAGATATCACCACTCATTAGAAAGTTTTTACAGGGTACAGATACAACACTCTTAGCATcttaaaacgtgtgtgtgtgtgtgtgtgtgtgtgtgtgtgtgtgtgtgtgtccatcccgTTCGGGATTTACGGGGCATGGTTCTAGCAGTCACCTGATGATCATATATGCCAATTAGAGAATGACGAATCATTTTATGATTTTATGTACATAAAATCAAACTCTCAAAATTGAACTTAAAGCATATAAACAATTCCAGATTATCATGGACGTATGTGACTTCATCGGCGGTGTGACAGTGAAGGTGGACGAACAGATACTGACAGTGGAAGGGAAAGGCAATAGACACACAGAGGGTGGTGGCGTCCAGACCTTCAGCTTCAACCGCCAGTTCATTCTGCCTGATGATGTGAATCCTGACGACATCACAGCCGTCATGACTCCTGAGGGAAtccttatcatcaccatcatcacgaaGCAAGCTGTCACCTCATCGATGgtcacaaagaaagaaactcacgtcaagaaggaaataacagaagtgaaggaagaacctAAGAAAGTCCCTACTGAGGACGTCACTCAGAAaacaaccacaactactacgAAGACCACCAGGACCGTCACCATTACTACCAAAGGTCCATTCTTCAACGACCCGACCTTCGTGGAGGACGTCAAGGACTTCCAGGAGGCCATCACCACAATTATCAAGAAGCTGAATTTGACTGTCACCGAGGATATTTTCACTGTCTACAGGAACTACCGCAAGAACAACCCAAAAATTGAAAATCAAGCCGTCTCGCAAAAAGACACAGACACCATTAAGAAGGTAAGACATTTTGCTAATCTACGGAACAGGAAGTATTATTCTGTAGAGGCGTTGACGTtaaaaagagatggaacagTTGCTACTTTGAAAATTAATAGACCTTCAATGCGCATAATGCATTGTATCTTCTATAAGATTAAAGATATCTGAAACTAAGTAAGCATTTCGTTTCTAAGAAAAAGTGCAAGAGAGCGGGTTTGAAGATTATATGAATCTAGTTGCCGATATAGTTTATCACCATATTTACTTTTGTGTTCATTCTTAAAGCATTCGCAGAATCTCACAAAATTATAAA
The sequence above is drawn from the Portunus trituberculatus isolate SZX2019 chromosome 41, ASM1759143v1, whole genome shotgun sequence genome and encodes:
- the LOC123516543 gene encoding uncharacterized protein LOC123516543 isoform X29, with amino-acid sequence MSSVQKKTTTKTTKTVTTKKTEHVQSSSVDQSADVQGAIAQKANTLSIVKKGQFLNDAYFEDTRQDFQDAIQDVLTKWGDKSKPTNDINSYRDLRTRDLRDENQAIKSSEDQRYHKIVVDVQDFINGGDVSVKTLDEVEIVVEGRVQKKVGNTTSTKSFKRTFILPDIVPESITSVVSSDGVLIIKALKKESEQDVSESVTVQKKVVTKQQTSTSTVATSGQQDVKQIAINVQETHPTVTSPQPEQQQQTVTVTKQVTSTTSDKGSKPLPITKKGGFFEDTFFEDCRKHYQTAVKQVLQKFNVTSAGTDDITTYRNLRQKDLREENQVATVDDEEQFQKIIVDVKDFMNGGEVTVKTVDDREVVIEGRVEKKEGNKTTIKSFCKRFVLPEDILVESVTSVASSDGVLTITAPRKPSEGKDVSDSVTVQKTVVTKQQTSTSTVATSGQQDVKQIAINVQETHPTVTSPQPEQQQQTVTVTKQVTSTTSDKGSKPLPITKKGGFFEDTFFEDCRKHYQTAVKQVLQKFNVTSTGTDDITTYRNLRQKDLREENQVATVDESTDVHKIIVDVKDFTDGGEVTVKTVDEREIVIEGRIEKKEGNKTTIKRFCKRFILPEDILVESVTSVVSSDGVLTITARKKVVDSGAETTQVIQKKITSTVQTQQVTDKSSEVQEKKDTQQTKVTKIKKTKVVTITSTTVPFFNDPTYIEDVKDFQEAITTIIKKMNLTIKDTDTFTAYRNRRKINPRNENQAISEKETDTVKKIIMDVCDFIGGVTVKVDEQILTVEGKGNRHTEGGGVQTFSFNRQFILPDDVNPDDITAVMTPEGILIITIITKQAVTSSMVTKKETHVKKEITEVKEEPKKVPTEDVTQKTTTTTTKTTRTVTITTKGPFFNDPTFVEDVKDFQEAITTIIKKLNLTVTEDIFTVYRNYRKNNPKIENQAVSQKDTDTIKKIVIDVCDFVGNVTVKVVDRELVIEGEGKRPTETGTTQTFKFNRRFSLPDDVTPDDITAVMSSEGVLVITIIRKIKVTQVKDTTETKKTTTSTTKTTRTVTITTTKTTFFNEPTFVEDVKDFQEAIMTIIKKLNLTVTETDVFTAYRNKRMINPRNENQAISEKETDTIKKIIMDVCDFIGCVTVKVDEQILTVEGKGNRHTEGGGVQTFSFNRQFILPDDVNPDDVTAVMTTEGILIITIIKRKTVTSSVVTKEQTQIKKEITEVEAKKTPTPEQPKKVPVEEPKKTPEEPKKAPEAPKAPEEPKKAPEAPKAPEEPKKAPEAPKAPEEPKKAPEAPKAPEEPKKAPEAPKAPEEPKKAPEAPKAPEEPKKAPEAPKAPEEPKKAPEEPKKAPEAPKAPEAPKAPEAPKAPEEPKKAPEAPKAPEEPKKAPEAPTAPEEPKKAPETPKAPEEPKKAPEAPKAPEAPKAPEEPKKAPEAPKAPEAPKAPEEPKKAPEAPKAPEAPKAPEEPKKAPEAPKAPEEPKKAPEAPKAPEALKAPEEPKKAPEAPKAPEEPKKAPEAPKASEEAKKAPEAPKAPEAPKAPEAPKAPEEAKKVPEAPKAPEEPKEDVSKKTTTKTTTKTTRTVTITTKGSFFKDSTFVEDVKDFQEAITTIVKKLNLTVTEDVFTVYRNYRKNNPKNENQAVSQKDTDTTKKIVIDVCDFLENVTVKIVEHELVIEGEGKRPTETGAIQTFKFNRRFSLPEDVTPDDVTAVISSEGILIITIIRRIKITQTKKDTTDVQQKETKKVATTEEDVTKKTTTTTTKITKTVTITTKGPFFNDPSFVEDVKDFQEAITTIIKTLKLTATEGCFHRLQELPQEQPKERKPSCLTERYGHHQEDRD